Proteins from a genomic interval of Ciona intestinalis chromosome 9, KH, whole genome shotgun sequence:
- the LOC100177526 gene encoding uncharacterized protein LOC100177526, with the protein MKGDVRCISIDNLPINVVVPKSRMNHSRSRCKSVPNPSLSARQQGSLARKTRWPVASYYYSTSSFPSLYTTLTTNEAKKEESEKSTQRNEKGIVVRGCPAATEIGGNKERFPWKQCSGRSFTSVKVLTPRHSKDCAQPKHCESNTDQDRLENKGETIPPSGHVSANSESMPGNREEEVSLRSHSPIAIQAWPQRKIYLSTQPHMTQSLTSYTEQRNYNTSTTINDLKTARSSTQQTKRVHKPLTHRLSFAKSYTNQISAINCHNSDRGYRIPVSHRRHVIKEPVNGTDTQVTTIPAHISDLNKSSTKVSGQDNNSTSNQLHTSLPSKQNIGGKFSYLRFNKPPINSLAHSAANYRDPATSKASLLSTEQLVIRESVEKVQRWMRTLPKHFHTIHHVLPPVQYDY; encoded by the exons ATGAAAGGCGATGTAAGGTGTATTTCTATTGATAATCTGCCAATAAATGTCGTTGTACCGAAGTCACGGATGAATCATTCGCGTAGCCGCTGCAAAAGTGTTCCAAATCCTTCATTGTCAGCCAGACAACAAGGAAGTTTGGCGAGAAAGACGCGGTGGCCGGTCGCTTCGTATTACTACAGTACTTCAAGTTTTCCCTCTCTGTATACAACGTTAACCACAAATGAAGCGAAGAAAGAAGAATCCGAAAAAAG taCGCAGAGAAACGAAAAAGGTATCGTTGTTCGTGGATGTCCTGCTGCTACTGAAATTGGTGGAAATAAAGAACGTTTTCCATGGAa aCAATGCAGCGGAAGATCTTTCACAAGCGTCAAAGTATTGACGCCGAGGCATTCGAAGGATTGTGCGCAGCCAAAACATTGTGAGAGTAACACGGACCAAGATAG ATTGGAAAACAAAGGTGAAACAATACCACCTAGTGGCCATGTCTCTGCCAACTCCGAATCGATGCCCGGTAATCGGGAAGAAGAAGTTTCATTACGATCTCATTCGCCGATAGCAATACAAGCGTGGCcgcaaagaaaaatatatcttAGTACTCAGCCCCACATGACCCAAAGCCTGACATCTTACACTGAACAAAGAAATTACAATACCAGTACCACAATAAATGATTTGAAAACGGCAAGGTCCAGCACCCAGCAAACAAAGCGTGTTCATAAACCTCTTACCCACAGACTATCTTTCGCAAAATCATATACAAACCAAATATCAGCAATAAACTGCCATAACAGCGATCGCGGATACCGAATTCCAGTTTCTCATCGACGACATGTTATAAAAGAACCAGTTAACGGAACCGATACTCAAGTTACTACCATACCAGCGCACATAAGCGACTTAAACAAATCCTCAACTAAAGTCTCAGGACAGGACAATAATTCTACCAGCAATCAACTACATACATCCTTACCATCGAAGCAAAATATCGGTGGTAAATTTTCGTACCTCCGTTTTAATAAACCTCCTATTAACAGTCTGGCTCACTCTGCTGCTAATTATCGAGACCCAGCAACTTCCAAAGCGTCTTTGCTGTCCACAGAACAACTTGTTATTCGGGAATCGGTAGAAAAAGTACAGCGCTGGATGAGAACACTACCCAAACATTTTCATACCATTCATCATGTGTTGCCACCAGTTCAGTATGATTACTGA